The Cyclopterus lumpus isolate fCycLum1 chromosome 6, fCycLum1.pri, whole genome shotgun sequence genome contains a region encoding:
- the ldhd gene encoding probable D-lactate dehydrogenase, mitochondrial has translation MLLGLTPSRRLLPGRHCLLQCRRLKTEHTARSGVLDGVLSAFRSICGEDGVSLGEAVREQHGKDESVHRCCPPDVVLFPRCVEEVSALAKICSRHRLPIIPFGTGTGLEGGVSAVKGGVCFSLRNMDQVLDLHQEDFDVTVEPGVTRKALNAYLRGTGLWFPVDPGADASLCGMAATSASGTNAVRYGTMRENVLNLEVVLADGSVVHTAGMGRRPRKTAAGYNLTNLFVGSEGTLGIITKTTLRLYGIPEATVSAVCSFPSVQAAVDSTVQILQAGVPVARIEFLDDVMMDACNRFSSLSYAVTPTLFLEFHGSEGSLEEQVNTAEDITQSNSGSGFQWAKDAETRERLWKARHDAWYASLALRPGCKAYATDVCVPLSHLPQILVETKEDLIENRLTGPIVGHVGDGNFHCLMVVDPGDPEELHRVHLFVERLARRALAMDGTCTGEHGVGLGKRALLCEEMGPVAVQLMQRLKDAFDPRNLMNPGKILLPREL, from the exons ATGTTGCTCGGCTTGACACCGAGCCGACGGCTGCTCCCCGGCCGCCACTGCCTGCTGCAGTGCCGCCGCCTCAAGACAGAACACACCGCCAGG AGTGGTGTTCTGGACGGCGTGCTGTCTGCATTCAGGTCGATTTGTGGCGAGGACGGCGTCTCATTGGGGGAAGCAGTCAGAGAGCAACATGGCAAAGACGAGTCCGTCCACAG ATGTTGCCCCCCAGATGTGGTGCTGTTTCCCCGTTGTGTGGAGGAGGTCAGCGCCCTGGCCAAGATCTGCAGCCGCCATCGCCTTCCCATCATCCCCTTTGGCACTGGAACAGGCCTGGAAGGAGGAGTCAGCGCAGtcaag GGCGGCGTGTGCTTCAGTCTGAGGAACATGGACCAGGTTCTGGATCTCCACCAGGAGGACTTTGACGTGACGGTAGAGCCCGGTGTGACTCGGAAGGCCCTCAACGCCTACCTGCGGGGCACCGGCCTGTGGTTTCCTGTCG ACCCCGGGGCCGACGCCTCTCTGTGCGGCATGGCGGCCACCAGTGCGTCTGGCACCAACGCAGTGCGTTATGGAACCATGAGGGAGAACGTTTTGAACCTGGAGGTCGTGCTGGCTGACGGGAGCGTCGTTCACACGGCCGGGATGGGCCGGCGTCCCAG GAAGACGGCTGCAGGCTACAACCTGACCAACCTGTTCGTGGGCTCAGAGGGCACCCTGGGGATCATCACCAAGACCACCTTGCGCCTGTACGGCATCCCGGAGGCCACGGTGTCGGCCGTGTGCTCCTTCCCCTCCGTCCAGGCGGCTGTCGACAGCACGGTGCAGATTCTGCAAGCGGGGGTGCCCGTCGCTCGCATCG AGTTTCTGGACGACGTGATGATGGACGCGTGCAACAGGTTCAGCTCTCTGTCCTACGCCGTGACCCCGACTCTGTTCCTGGAGTTCCACGGCTCCGAGGGCAGCTTGGAGGAGCAGGTCAACACGgccg agGACATCACTCAGAGTAACAGCGGGTCGGGTTTTCAGTGGGCTAAAGATGCAGAGACACGGGAGCGACTGTGGAAAGCCCGTCATGACGCCTGGTACGCCAGCCTGGCTCTCAGGCCGGGCTGCAAG GCTTATGccacagatgtgtgtgtccctctgtcTCACCTGCCTCAAATCCTGGTGGAGACAAAGGAGGACCTGATTGAGAACAGGCTGACGG GTCCCATAGTGGGTCATGTGGGTGATGGTAACTTCCACTGTCTGATGGTGGTGGACCCCGGTGACCCCGAGGAGCTGCACAGGGTCCACCTCTTCGTCGAGAGACTGGCCAG gCGAGCCCTGGCCATGGACGGTACGTGCACAGGGGAGCACGGAGTGGGCTTAGGGAAGAGAGCGCTGCTGTGTGAAGAGATGGGACCCGTGGCGGTCCAGCTCATGCAGCGTCTCAAGGACGCCTTCGACCCGAGGAACCTGATGAATCCTGGGAAGATTCTACTGCCAAGAGAGCTATAG